GATAAAGCGGCTTCTGATTCATGGTGTATCTATGTGTTGATGGACAATGCTTTTCGTCTTGATCAATCAATGAGCCTAATCTTATTAGGCGACAAAAGATCTCTAGAGTCTATTACAGTTCCAGAAGCAGCAAGAAATTTAAATTGCATATTAATCCTTTAATAACAGTGTCGTTAAAAAATTAATTTTAAAGTCGTAAGGTTAATACATCACATGGAGCATGATTCACTGTCGCATGTGCTGTGCTACCCAAAAATGAATGCAAACCAATAGATGAATGACTGCCAATAATAATAAGCTGACAATCTAGTTCTTTTACTTTATTAAAAATATGCTCTTTTACTGAGCCTACCTCGACAAATTGATGTTCGCGCGGAATGTTAAAATTTTCCCCTAGTAGAGTTAATACAGTTTGTGCGTCATCTTTGGCTGGGTTGGCTAATTCTGTAAAACCAAGTCCTTGTGCTAATTGAAAACTAGCAGGTAGTTCAATCACATGTAACAGATACAATGTAGAGGTAAATTGTTTTGCAATAGCGATTGCTTTTTCTGTGAGATGATTATGTTCCTTGAGCAAATCCGTAGCAAATAAAATATTCTTATACATAGCAACCTCACAATTAAATTTATTATTGTAAATAATAGTAGATTCCTTAATATAAGTACCTATTTTACTTCATAAAATTTAAAATAATTTCGGTTGATATGAGTCGCTGTGCATTCTTTACACAAAAACCAGGAGGCATTTAAGATAATTTCCCCAGTCAAGATTTCCCTAATTTATAATGGGGATTTATTTCCAGTAGAGGAATTAAGACAAAGTCTCTAAATTGGATCTGGGGATGGGGAAGTATTAGTTTCTTTGAATAGATAGATTGATTCTCGTAAAAAAGAATATCAATATCAATAACTCTAGGCCCCCAGTGTCTTTTTCGAACTCGACCTTGTTTTTTCTCAATTTTTTGGCATGCTTTAAGTAATTGTAACGGAGATAAAAGGGTAGAGAGCTCTATCACCGCATTACAAAAGTCTTGTTGACCTTGCAATCCCCATGCTTTATTCCAATAAAAAGAGGAAATTTTAGTAACCACAGTGGAGGGTAATGCCCGTATGGATTTAATTGCTTTGCGAAGTTGACGTTCAGGTACGTGCTGATTCGAGCCCAAACCCAAATAACATACATTCATTGTGGATCACTAACTTTATTACTTTTAGGTTTGCGACGGCGCTTACGCTTAGGCACATCAGAAGTGAGTTGAGCCACCATATCAGATTGTTCTGCTTCATCTGCATCCTGAAAGCTTGTCCACCATTGCGCTAGCTCCATAGACTCATCGCCTGCAAGGGCACGTAACGCCATAAAATCATAAGCTGCGCGAAAACGTGGATGTTGTAAAAGATTAAAAGCTCTTCCTCCAAGTCTTTTTGCAAAGCGATACTGTAATAACCAGATCTCACGAATTATTTGGGTGTACCGTTTAGGAATTGAAATAATTTGATTTTGTTCGGCAATGACAAGAGACATTGCTTTTTCGATTGAAGGCAATGGATCTATTCCAGTTTTTTGTAGTTCCTTTGCCCGCTCAATCATGGGGAACCATAAAAGGACTGCGAATAAAAATGCTGGTGTTACGGGTTTGTCTTCATGAATACGAGTATCGGTGTTTTCAAGAGCAATTGCCAGCAAGGCATTTACTGGATGGCTGCTGTTCAATAGAGCATTAGTTTGAGGGCATAAATATTGGAACAAACCATATTGCATGAGTAGTCTTTGTACCGCTACTGCATTACCGCATTGATACAATTTCGTCATTTCATCAAATAAGCGCGAACTGGAAACATGGGTAATCAGATGACTAATCTCGGGAAAAGGTGCTTCTGTCTCTCGCGCAAGTTTGAAATTTAATTTGGCACTAAAGCGAATGGCGCGCAACATGCGCACAGGGTCTTCTTGATAACGTTTGGTCGGATCCCCAATCATACGAATAAGCTTTTCTTCAACATCCTTTACCCCACCAGTAAAATCTACAATGGAGGAGTCATTGATATTGTAGTAGAGCGAGTTAATTGTGAAGTCACGCCGCCAAGCGTCTTCATCAAGGGAGCCGTAAGCATTATCACGCACTAACATACCACGTTCATTTGTTTGTTGACTTTCATCCTCCGCTACATGACTCCGGAACGTAGCAACCTCAATGATTTCCCGGTGGAATAGTATATGTACCAGCTTGAATCGACGTCCAATTATCCGTCCGTTACGAAA
The DNA window shown above is from Legionella sp. PC997 and carries:
- a CDS encoding universal stress protein, producing the protein MYKNILFATDLLKEHNHLTEKAIAIAKQFTSTLYLLHVIELPASFQLAQGLGFTELANPAKDDAQTVLTLLGENFNIPREHQFVEVGSVKEHIFNKVKELDCQLIIIGSHSSIGLHSFLGSTAHATVNHAPCDVLTLRL
- the folK gene encoding 2-amino-4-hydroxy-6-hydroxymethyldihydropteridine diphosphokinase, whose amino-acid sequence is MNVCYLGLGSNQHVPERQLRKAIKSIRALPSTVVTKISSFYWNKAWGLQGQQDFCNAVIELSTLLSPLQLLKACQKIEKKQGRVRKRHWGPRVIDIDILFYENQSIYSKKLILPHPQIQFRDFVLIPLLEINPHYKLGKS
- the pcnB gene encoding polynucleotide adenylyltransferase PcnB — its product is MAPVASTYIIPRNKHSISKADISSNALKVLNRLIGAGFQAYIVGGSVRDLLLHKAPKDFDVATNATPNQVKSLFRNGRIIGRRFKLVHILFHREIIEVATFRSHVAEDESQQTNERGMLVRDNAYGSLDEDAWRRDFTINSLYYNINDSSIVDFTGGVKDVEEKLIRMIGDPTKRYQEDPVRMLRAIRFSAKLNFKLARETEAPFPEISHLITHVSSSRLFDEMTKLYQCGNAVAVQRLLMQYGLFQYLCPQTNALLNSSHPVNALLAIALENTDTRIHEDKPVTPAFLFAVLLWFPMIERAKELQKTGIDPLPSIEKAMSLVIAEQNQIISIPKRYTQIIREIWLLQYRFAKRLGGRAFNLLQHPRFRAAYDFMALRALAGDESMELAQWWTSFQDADEAEQSDMVAQLTSDVPKRKRRRKPKSNKVSDPQ